A genomic stretch from Thermomonospora umbrina includes:
- a CDS encoding bifunctional nuclease family protein has product MKQMEVVGVRVEMPSNQPIVLLKETAGERYLPIWIGAVEATAIAFAQQGVLPARPLTHDLFRDVLEALSVQLRTVNITALREGIFFADLVFSNGVEVSARPSDSIALALRTGATIFASEDVLEEAGVAIPDEQEDEVEKFREFLNTISPEDFGRAGS; this is encoded by the coding sequence GTGAAGCAGATGGAGGTCGTCGGCGTCCGGGTCGAGATGCCCTCCAACCAGCCGATCGTCCTGTTGAAGGAGACGGCCGGGGAGCGGTACCTGCCCATCTGGATCGGCGCCGTGGAGGCCACCGCGATCGCCTTCGCCCAGCAGGGCGTGCTGCCCGCGCGTCCGCTGACGCACGACCTGTTCCGGGACGTGCTCGAGGCGTTGAGCGTCCAACTGCGCACCGTCAACATCACCGCCCTGCGCGAGGGCATCTTCTTCGCCGACCTGGTCTTCTCCAACGGGGTGGAGGTCAGCGCCCGGCCCTCGGACTCGATCGCGCTGGCCCTGCGCACCGGGGCCACCATCTTCGCCAGCGAGGACGTGCTGGAGGAGGCCGGTGTGGCGATCCCGGACGAGCAGGAGGACGAGGTGGAGAAGTTCCGCGAGTTCCTCAACACCATCTCGCCGGAGGACTTCGGCCGCGCCGGCTCCTGA
- a CDS encoding MerR family transcriptional regulator, which translates to MAVSSGEGKAHSEHPDRHVASQRAGEQGLLFDTQVSAPPENVGYRGPTACSAAGITYRQLDYWARTQLVEPSVRAAHGSGSQRLYGFRDILVLKVVKRLLDTGVSLQQIRTAVTHLRDRGVHDLAQITLMSDGVSVYECTSADEVVDLLAGGQGVFGIALGRVWQEVEGSLAELPAERAVHDDDGDDSHPHDELARRRVRRSG; encoded by the coding sequence GTGGCGGTGAGCAGCGGCGAGGGCAAGGCGCACTCTGAGCACCCTGACAGGCACGTCGCCTCACAGCGTGCCGGAGAGCAGGGGCTCCTGTTCGACACGCAGGTGTCGGCGCCGCCCGAGAACGTCGGTTACCGCGGCCCCACGGCGTGCTCGGCGGCCGGGATCACCTACCGCCAGCTCGACTACTGGGCCCGCACCCAACTGGTGGAGCCCAGCGTCCGGGCGGCGCACGGCTCGGGCAGTCAACGGCTGTACGGTTTCCGCGACATCCTGGTGCTGAAGGTGGTCAAACGGCTGCTGGACACCGGGGTCTCGCTCCAGCAGATCCGCACCGCGGTCACCCATCTGCGCGACCGCGGGGTGCACGACCTGGCCCAGATCACGCTGATGAGCGACGGGGTCAGCGTCTACGAGTGCACCTCGGCCGACGAGGTGGTCGACCTGCTGGCCGGCGGCCAGGGCGTCTTCGGCATCGCGCTCGGCCGCGTCTGGCAGGAGGTGGAGGGCAGCCTCGCCGAGCTGCCGGCCGAACGGGCCGTCCACGACGACGACGGCGACGACTCCCACCCCCACGACGAACTCGCCCGCCGCAGGGTCCGCCGCAGCGGCTGA
- a CDS encoding sensor histidine kinase: MALRRPVSLRARLPVMVLALLALGLTVAAGGTLAALLDEQVDRHDRLMASVGRAAQDPQILDLLATDPAAARLWLAGTSGGGLPTFFQLRGPDGLVRRTVSLGASPALPGVLPAALSPRPASAADPEGEIFGRWPLDSGGPPWGDSGWRIRTANLPDGRGVLVTGMWTTESDELAGRVIGVETSVTLGTLGCIGLLALRAVRRGLRPLEEMAVTAAAIGDGDLTRRIGPADPRSEVGRLGAALNAMLGQIESAFRERETSEARLRRFVADASHELRTPVATIRGYAELFRRGAADRPEDLAKAMHRIESEAERMGALVDELLLLARLDQGRPLERSPVDLAELAADAVADARAVEPTRPLTLDTAGPVPVNGDAARLRQLLGNLLANVRGHTPPDTPATVRVTTDGDRAVLEVTDTGPGLPAGQRERVFERFYRADPSRSRDHGGAGLGLSIVAAVAEAHQGRATARPGPAGGASFVVTLPLHTPASPAAHDDVPGVP, translated from the coding sequence ATGGCTCTGAGACGGCCCGTCTCGCTGCGGGCCCGGCTGCCGGTCATGGTGCTCGCCCTGCTCGCCCTGGGGCTCACGGTGGCCGCCGGTGGCACTCTCGCCGCCCTGCTGGACGAGCAGGTCGACCGGCACGACCGACTGATGGCGTCCGTCGGGCGGGCGGCGCAGGACCCGCAGATCCTGGATCTGTTGGCCACCGACCCGGCCGCCGCCCGGCTCTGGCTGGCCGGCACGAGCGGCGGCGGGCTGCCCACCTTCTTCCAACTGCGGGGCCCCGACGGGCTGGTGCGGCGCACCGTGTCGCTCGGCGCGTCGCCCGCCCTGCCCGGCGTGCTCCCCGCCGCGCTGTCGCCCCGCCCGGCGTCCGCCGCCGACCCGGAGGGCGAGATCTTCGGCCGTTGGCCCCTCGACTCGGGAGGCCCGCCGTGGGGCGACTCCGGCTGGCGGATCCGCACGGCGAACCTCCCGGACGGCCGGGGCGTCCTGGTGACCGGGATGTGGACCACCGAGTCCGACGAGCTGGCGGGCCGCGTCATCGGCGTCGAGACGTCCGTGACCCTGGGGACGCTCGGGTGCATCGGCCTGCTCGCCCTGCGGGCCGTGCGCCGCGGGCTGCGCCCCCTGGAGGAGATGGCCGTCACCGCCGCCGCCATCGGCGACGGCGACCTCACCCGCCGCATCGGCCCGGCCGACCCGCGCTCCGAGGTCGGCCGACTCGGCGCGGCGCTGAACGCCATGCTCGGCCAGATCGAGTCCGCCTTCCGAGAACGCGAGACCTCCGAGGCCCGGCTCCGCAGGTTCGTCGCCGACGCCTCCCATGAGCTGCGCACCCCCGTCGCCACCATCCGCGGCTACGCCGAGCTGTTCCGCCGCGGCGCCGCCGACCGCCCCGAGGACCTCGCCAAGGCGATGCACCGCATCGAGTCCGAGGCCGAACGCATGGGAGCGCTGGTCGACGAGCTGCTGCTCCTGGCCCGTCTGGACCAGGGCCGCCCCCTGGAGCGCTCTCCGGTCGACCTCGCCGAACTGGCCGCCGACGCCGTCGCCGATGCCCGCGCCGTGGAGCCCACCCGCCCCCTCACCCTCGACACCGCCGGCCCGGTCCCCGTCAACGGCGACGCCGCGCGCCTTCGCCAGCTCCTGGGCAACCTGCTGGCCAACGTCCGCGGCCACACCCCGCCCGACACGCCCGCGACCGTCCGGGTCACCACCGACGGCGACCGGGCCGTCCTGGAGGTGACCGACACCGGCCCCGGCCTGCCCGCCGGCCAACGCGAACGCGTCTTCGAACGCTTCTACCGTGCCGATCCCTCCCGCTCCCGCGACCACGGCGGCGCCGGCCTGGGCCTGTCCATCGTCGCCGCCGTCGCCGAGGCCCACCAGGGCCGCGCCACCGCCCGCCCCGGCCCCGCCGGCGGAGCCTCCTTCGTGGTCACCCTGCCCCTGCACACCCCCGCCTCGCCCGCCGCCCACGACGACGTTCCCGGCGTCCCGTGA
- a CDS encoding MerR family transcriptional regulator, whose protein sequence is MTIGDALGRLRADFPDVTVSKIRFLEAEGLIEPQRTPSGYRKFTQADVDRLRFILAAQRDHYLPLRVIKDYLRARDRGETAPPPWAAEDRPGRGPRRLVAAESTAEPAMGGPGPEVRLTRRQLLDGAAIDEELLVRLEEAGLVRRVGRHYDGDALVVARAAAALGDFGLEVRHLRAVKAAADRQLGLIEQVVAPLLRRRGPGAHEEAERTAHRIAELSLRLHAALLATGLRETLDP, encoded by the coding sequence ATGACGATCGGGGACGCGCTCGGCCGACTGCGGGCCGACTTCCCCGACGTCACCGTCTCCAAGATCAGGTTCCTGGAGGCGGAGGGCCTGATCGAGCCGCAGCGCACGCCCTCCGGCTACCGCAAGTTCACACAGGCCGACGTGGACCGGCTCCGGTTCATCCTGGCCGCGCAGCGCGACCACTACCTGCCGCTGCGGGTGATCAAGGACTATCTGCGGGCGCGGGACCGCGGCGAGACGGCGCCCCCGCCCTGGGCCGCCGAGGACCGGCCGGGGCGCGGCCCACGCCGGCTGGTGGCCGCCGAGAGCACCGCCGAGCCGGCGATGGGCGGGCCCGGCCCCGAGGTCCGGCTGACCCGTCGCCAGTTGCTGGACGGCGCCGCCATCGACGAGGAACTGCTCGTCCGCCTGGAGGAGGCGGGACTGGTCCGACGCGTCGGCCGGCACTACGACGGGGACGCGCTGGTCGTCGCCCGCGCCGCCGCCGCACTGGGCGACTTCGGCCTGGAGGTCCGGCACCTGCGCGCGGTCAAGGCGGCCGCCGACCGCCAGTTGGGGCTCATCGAGCAGGTGGTGGCTCCGCTGCTGCGACGGCGCGGCCCGGGCGCCCACGAGGAGGCCGAGCGGACCGCCCACCGGATCGCCGAGCTGTCGCTGCGGCTGCACGCGGCCCTGCTGGCCACCGGCCTGCGCGAGACCCTGGATCCGTGA
- a CDS encoding response regulator transcription factor, protein MTAQPTRILVVDDEPYLADLVATALRYEGFATAVAGSGAQALTEVAAFRPDLIVLDVMLPDGSGLDACARLRRDGCRAPVVFLTARDATEDKIKGLTVGGDDYVTKPFSLEELIARIRAVLRRGHPVAAAPDRLAFGGLEIDEDTYEVRRDGALVDLTPTEFKLLRYLMLNAGRVLSKRQILDHVWQYDFGGGDGVVQTYISYLRRKVDSSGPRLIHTVPRVGYVLRLPRGS, encoded by the coding sequence GTGACAGCGCAGCCGACCCGCATCCTCGTCGTGGACGACGAGCCCTATCTCGCCGACCTCGTGGCCACCGCCCTGCGGTACGAGGGGTTCGCGACGGCGGTGGCCGGGTCGGGCGCGCAGGCGCTCACGGAGGTCGCCGCCTTCCGCCCCGACCTGATCGTGCTGGACGTGATGCTCCCCGACGGGTCCGGCCTGGACGCCTGCGCCCGGCTTCGCCGCGACGGCTGCCGCGCGCCGGTCGTCTTCCTCACCGCCCGCGACGCCACCGAGGACAAGATCAAGGGCCTGACGGTGGGCGGCGACGACTACGTCACCAAGCCGTTCAGCCTGGAGGAGCTGATCGCCCGGATCCGGGCGGTGCTGCGGCGCGGCCACCCGGTCGCCGCCGCCCCCGACCGGCTCGCCTTCGGCGGCCTGGAGATCGACGAGGACACCTACGAGGTCCGCCGGGACGGCGCGCTGGTCGACCTGACGCCCACCGAGTTCAAGCTGCTGCGCTACCTGATGCTCAACGCCGGACGGGTGCTGTCCAAGCGCCAGATCCTCGACCACGTCTGGCAGTACGACTTCGGCGGCGGCGACGGCGTCGTCCAGACCTACATCAGCTATCTGCGGCGCAAGGTCGACTCCTCCGGGCCCCGGCTGATCCACACGGTGCCCCGCGTCGGCTACGTGCTGCGGCTGCCGAGGGGGTCCTGA
- a CDS encoding FHA domain-containing protein → MPSVYCTQCGHANPDDARFCSHCGTPLTRSVPPPMPPRESPGESTSTISISGIESFEPDAQPADELGVDHLAVEALPPGTALLVVKRGPNAGSRFLLDKDRTSAGRHPESDIFLDDVTVSRRHAEFARHGAGFSVRDVGSLNGTYVNRQRIDQAGLSGGDEVQIGKFRLVFLTNPQHGHG, encoded by the coding sequence ATGCCGAGCGTCTACTGCACGCAGTGCGGTCACGCCAATCCGGATGATGCCCGCTTCTGCTCCCACTGTGGAACACCGCTCACCCGGAGCGTTCCGCCTCCCATGCCTCCGCGGGAGTCGCCCGGCGAGTCGACCTCGACGATCTCGATCAGCGGAATCGAGTCCTTCGAACCCGACGCCCAGCCCGCCGACGAGCTCGGCGTCGACCACCTCGCCGTGGAGGCGCTGCCGCCCGGCACCGCCCTGCTGGTGGTCAAGCGCGGCCCCAACGCGGGCAGTCGGTTCCTGCTCGACAAGGACCGCACCTCCGCCGGCCGGCACCCCGAGAGCGACATCTTCCTCGACGACGTGACGGTCTCCCGCAGGCACGCCGAGTTCGCCCGGCACGGCGCCGGGTTCTCGGTGCGCGACGTGGGCAGCCTGAACGGCACGTACGTCAACCGTCAGCGGATCGACCAGGCCGGGCTGTCCGGCGGGGACGAGGTCCAGATCGGCAAGTTCCGGCTGGTCTTCCTCACCAACCCGCAGCACGGCCACGGCTGA